Proteins co-encoded in one Acidobacteriota bacterium genomic window:
- a CDS encoding dihydroorotate dehydrogenase, protein MDLTTPLGPLTLKNPLIAASGCFGYGLEYAEIVDLSSLGAIAVKGLFLNEREGHRPPRIVETPSGMLNAIGLQGIGVHRFVREKLPELRRLGATVIVNICGSTLDEYVEVANVLSDAEGVAALELNISCPNIKEGGIQFGCSLPGTHQVVSAIRKATRLPVIPKLTPNVTDVASFARAAEEAGADAVSLVNTFLAMAIDVHTRRPKLTNVVGGLSGPAIRPIAVRMVYECRQAVKIPIIGMGGIACADDAIEFMIAGANAVQVGTANFVDPFIWPKLRSGIEAYMQRHGLTRLADIVGTVDTRKKDVVWTSS, encoded by the coding sequence ATGGATTTGACGACTCCTCTCGGCCCGCTGACCTTGAAGAACCCGCTCATCGCCGCCAGCGGCTGCTTCGGTTACGGACTGGAGTACGCGGAGATCGTCGACCTCTCGTCGCTCGGCGCCATCGCCGTCAAAGGCTTGTTCCTCAACGAGCGCGAAGGACACCGGCCGCCCCGAATCGTCGAAACGCCGTCCGGCATGCTGAACGCGATCGGGCTCCAGGGGATCGGTGTGCACCGCTTCGTTCGCGAGAAGCTCCCGGAGCTGCGGCGTCTCGGCGCGACCGTCATCGTCAACATCTGCGGCAGCACGCTGGACGAGTACGTGGAAGTGGCGAACGTGCTGTCGGACGCGGAGGGGGTCGCAGCACTCGAGTTGAACATCTCGTGCCCGAACATCAAGGAAGGCGGCATCCAGTTCGGGTGCAGCCTGCCGGGCACGCACCAGGTGGTATCCGCCATCCGCAAGGCCACGCGGCTGCCGGTCATCCCCAAGCTCACGCCGAACGTAACCGACGTCGCGTCATTCGCGCGCGCGGCGGAGGAGGCCGGCGCCGACGCCGTCTCCCTCGTGAACACGTTTCTCGCGATGGCGATCGACGTGCACACACGGCGGCCCAAGCTGACCAACGTCGTCGGCGGCCTGAGCGGGCCCGCGATCCGGCCGATCGCGGTGCGCATGGTGTACGAATGCCGTCAGGCGGTGAAGATCCCGATTATCGGCATGGGCGGCATCGCGTGCGCGGACGACGCGATCGAGTTCATGATTGCGGGGGCGAACGCGGTGCAGGTGGGAACGGCGAATTTCGTCGATCCGTTCATCTGGCCGAAGCTGCGCTCGGGCATCGAGGCCTACATGCAGCGCCACGGCCTCACGCGCCTGGCCGACATCGTCGGCACCGTGGACACGCGGAAGAAGGACGTGGTGTGGACCAGCTCATAG
- the pyrF gene encoding orotidine-5'-phosphate decarboxylase: MDQLIVALDVDSAAKARRLADTLRGAVGAFKIGSRLFTAEGPAFVRELAERGDRVFLDLKFHDIPHTVAGAVEAATRMGVWMVNVHAAGGGSMMRAARDAADSASAQAGRARPIVIAVTVLTSLSAGELRETGVPREPLEHVTHLARLAKEAGLDGVVASPQETAAIRAACGPRFAIVTPGIRGPNDAKGDQTRTLSPRDAIAAGASYIVVGRPVIGAPDPRRAAEEIVTSL, from the coding sequence GTGGACCAGCTCATAGTGGCGCTGGATGTCGATTCCGCGGCGAAGGCGCGCCGGCTGGCCGATACGCTCCGCGGCGCCGTCGGCGCGTTCAAGATCGGCAGCCGCCTGTTCACCGCGGAAGGGCCGGCATTTGTCAGGGAGCTTGCCGAGCGCGGCGACCGTGTCTTCCTCGACCTGAAGTTCCACGACATTCCACATACCGTGGCGGGCGCGGTGGAAGCCGCGACACGGATGGGCGTGTGGATGGTGAACGTCCATGCGGCGGGCGGTGGATCGATGATGCGCGCCGCGCGCGATGCCGCGGACAGCGCGTCGGCACAGGCGGGACGGGCGCGGCCGATCGTCATCGCGGTGACCGTGCTGACGAGCCTCTCGGCCGGCGAGCTTCGGGAAACGGGCGTGCCGCGCGAGCCGCTGGAGCACGTCACGCACCTCGCGCGGCTCGCGAAGGAGGCCGGGCTCGACGGCGTCGTGGCGTCGCCGCAGGAAACGGCGGCCATCCGGGCCGCGTGCGGGCCCCGGTTCGCGATCGTGACGCCGGGTATTCGAGGGCCGAACGACGCCAAGGGGGACCAGACGCGGACGCTGTCGCCCCGCGACGCGATCGCGGCTGGCGCGAGCTACATCGTCGTCGGCAGGCCTGTGATCGGCGCGCCGGATCCCCGGCGCGCCGCAGAAGAGATCGTTACTTCGCTGTGA
- the pal gene encoding peptidoglycan-associated lipoprotein Pal → MLCGALIAAVGCGKKQPEAAPAPPPAAEPAPPPPPPPPPPPPPPPPPAPKPPTEDEIFAKKTLDELNAEKPLTDVSFDYDSAALSEQARADLQKNAAWLQRWASTRILVEGHCDSRGTNEYNLALGERRAAAVRDYLVSLGVPTDRLQMVSKGEEQPFCTEENESCWSQNRRGHFIFTAK, encoded by the coding sequence ATGCTGTGTGGTGCCCTCATCGCGGCTGTCGGGTGCGGCAAGAAGCAGCCCGAGGCCGCTCCGGCGCCCCCGCCCGCTGCCGAGCCGGCGCCGCCGCCACCGCCGCCACCGCCCCCACCGCCCCCGCCGCCGCCTCCGCCGGCGCCGAAGCCGCCGACTGAGGATGAGATCTTTGCGAAGAAGACGCTCGACGAGCTCAACGCCGAGAAGCCGCTGACCGACGTGTCATTCGACTATGACAGCGCGGCGCTCTCCGAGCAGGCCCGGGCGGACCTTCAGAAGAACGCGGCCTGGCTGCAGCGCTGGGCGAGCACGCGCATCCTCGTCGAGGGGCACTGCGACTCGCGCGGCACCAACGAGTACAACCTTGCGCTCGGCGAACGCCGTGCCGCCGCGGTGCGCGACTACCTCGTCAGCCTCGGCGTGCCCACCGATCGCCTCCAGATGGTGAGCAAGGGCGAAGAGCAGCCGTTCTGCACCGAGGAGAACGAGAGCTGCTGGTCGCAGAACCGTCGCGGCCACTTCATCTTCACAGCGAAGTAA
- a CDS encoding class I SAM-dependent methyltransferase has translation MDRLLEATARAEREHFWWRGFRAFVRPAIARAAARGRVEVLDCGCGTGANLAMLREFGPAAGIDLAWAGLAFARERGERQVARASADALPFADATFDLVTSFDMLQCLPDAAERGAFAEMHRVLKPGGHAVLNVAAMDILWGNHSILAHEVRRYSKRGLRERLLAAGLQPLRITYTNATLFPILAPLRITQRAIGLAASDADARAEQEVALPSRPVNAVMTGLLRLEAAAVRAIDMPFGSSLLAVAKRSL, from the coding sequence TTGGATCGACTTCTCGAGGCCACGGCACGCGCCGAACGCGAGCATTTCTGGTGGCGCGGTTTCCGCGCGTTCGTCCGGCCGGCGATCGCCCGCGCCGCCGCCCGGGGGCGGGTAGAGGTCCTGGACTGCGGCTGCGGCACGGGCGCCAACCTCGCGATGCTGCGCGAGTTTGGCCCGGCGGCCGGCATCGACCTGGCGTGGGCAGGGCTGGCATTTGCGCGCGAGCGCGGTGAGCGACAGGTCGCCCGCGCCAGCGCAGATGCGCTGCCGTTTGCCGATGCCACCTTCGACCTGGTGACGTCGTTCGACATGCTGCAGTGCCTGCCGGACGCCGCCGAGCGCGGGGCATTTGCCGAGATGCATCGCGTGCTCAAGCCCGGGGGGCACGCGGTGCTGAACGTTGCCGCAATGGACATCCTGTGGGGGAACCACTCGATCCTCGCCCACGAAGTGCGCCGCTACTCGAAGCGCGGGCTGCGCGAGCGGCTGCTTGCGGCCGGTCTGCAGCCGCTGCGGATTACCTACACGAACGCGACGCTGTTCCCCATCCTCGCGCCGCTCCGGATCACGCAACGCGCGATCGGCCTTGCGGCCTCGGACGCGGACGCCAGGGCCGAGCAGGAGGTTGCCCTCCCGTCCCGGCCGGTGAACGCGGTTATGACAGGGCTGCTGCGCCTCGAGGCCGCCGCCGTGCGCGCCATCGATATGCCGTTTGGAAGCTCGCTGCTGGCGGTGGCGAAGAGATCCTTGTAG
- the larE gene encoding ATP-dependent sacrificial sulfur transferase LarE has protein sequence MIRAAAAIPTPRSAATPVPLHREKEQRLQDLLRGFGSVIVAFSGGVDSAYLACVAADVLGGRALAVTADSPSYPDRHREIALRVVREFNLQHEFVQTDEMSRPEYRANAGDRCYYCKHELYTRLAAVAAARGIAVVVDGSNADDRGDYRPGRTAAREFGVRSPLDEVGLTKDEIRQLSRDRGLPTWDEPASACLSSRIPHFTEVTEAKLEMIERAESVLRDLGFRVCRVRHHDETARLEIGSGELARAVEPDIRERIWRELRHIGYRQVTLDLRGYRSGSLNEGLRLKVV, from the coding sequence ATGATCCGCGCCGCGGCAGCGATCCCGACACCCCGTTCTGCCGCGACCCCGGTTCCGCTCCATCGCGAAAAAGAGCAGCGCCTCCAGGATCTGCTGCGTGGTTTCGGCTCGGTCATCGTCGCCTTCAGCGGCGGCGTGGACAGCGCGTACCTGGCCTGCGTGGCGGCCGATGTCCTCGGCGGCCGCGCCCTCGCGGTCACCGCCGACAGCCCGAGCTATCCCGACCGCCATCGCGAGATCGCGCTTCGCGTCGTCCGCGAATTCAACCTGCAGCACGAGTTCGTCCAGACCGACGAGATGTCGCGGCCCGAGTACCGCGCCAACGCCGGAGACCGCTGCTACTACTGCAAGCACGAGCTGTACACGCGGCTCGCCGCCGTCGCCGCCGCGCGTGGGATCGCCGTCGTCGTGGACGGCAGCAACGCGGATGATCGCGGCGACTACCGGCCCGGCCGCACGGCCGCGCGCGAGTTCGGCGTGCGCAGCCCGCTCGACGAGGTCGGCCTCACGAAGGACGAAATCCGCCAGCTGTCGCGCGACCGCGGCCTGCCCACCTGGGACGAGCCCGCGTCGGCCTGCCTTTCGTCCCGCATCCCGCACTTCACCGAGGTCACCGAGGCGAAGCTGGAGATGATCGAACGTGCCGAGTCCGTGCTGCGCGACCTGGGCTTTCGCGTGTGTCGCGTGCGGCACCACGACGAGACCGCGCGCCTCGAGATTGGCTCGGGCGAGCTCGCACGCGCCGTCGAGCCGGATATTCGCGAGCGGATCTGGCGGGAGCTTCGCCATATCGGCTACCGGCAGGTGACGCTCGACCTGCGCGGTTATCGTTCCGGCAGCCTCAACGAGGGACTTCGGCTGAAAGTCGTCTAA
- a CDS encoding response regulator translates to MTTKTVLIADDTAFVRDRFANALLAAGHRALTVKSAAEVLARVRGDRDQIDLLLLDLRLPHAGGVELVRSIRKLDDGRIVILVFSGTIGSAEEVRTLASLGVKGYINEYSAVQHILPSLAPHLFPDNFNRRGSPRVVLGIPVAYRFGSTIAAALTLNLGKGGLGIRTMSPLGPGTKVRARFRLPGSKRDIETESRVAWSDRRIGMGFQFEKMAAEDQAAIDDFVDRHFFSNRRG, encoded by the coding sequence GTGACCACCAAAACCGTCCTGATCGCAGACGACACCGCGTTCGTCCGCGACCGTTTCGCCAACGCGTTGCTGGCGGCCGGGCATCGCGCCCTCACCGTCAAGAGCGCCGCGGAAGTGCTCGCGCGCGTGCGGGGCGATCGCGATCAGATCGATCTGCTGCTCCTCGATTTGCGCCTGCCGCACGCCGGCGGCGTCGAACTGGTCCGGTCGATCCGGAAACTGGACGACGGCCGGATCGTCATCCTGGTCTTCAGCGGCACGATTGGAAGCGCGGAGGAGGTCCGCACGCTCGCCTCGCTCGGCGTGAAGGGCTATATCAACGAGTACAGCGCCGTGCAGCACATCCTGCCGTCGCTCGCGCCGCACCTCTTCCCCGACAACTTCAACCGGCGCGGCAGCCCGCGCGTGGTGCTCGGCATTCCCGTGGCATACCGGTTCGGCAGCACGATCGCCGCCGCGCTGACGCTCAACCTGGGTAAGGGCGGGCTCGGCATCCGGACGATGAGCCCGCTCGGGCCGGGCACGAAGGTGCGCGCGCGTTTCCGGCTGCCAGGGTCGAAGCGTGACATCGAGACGGAGTCGCGCGTGGCGTGGAGCGACCGCCGCATCGGGATGGGGTTCCAGTTCGAGAAGATGGCCGCGGAGGATCAGGCCGCGATCGACGATTTCGTCGACCGGCACTTCTTTTCGAACAGGAGGGGCTGA
- the cadA gene encoding cadmium-translocating P-type ATPase, whose amino-acid sequence MARAAACEVCELHAESVFKIEGMDCHEEVTILERRLKRLGGLEALDADVLAQRMRVKYDAARLSASDIAEAVAQTGMRAWLEHEDSIAPDHAVRDRQRLVMASGLATAAAGAAWLAGAPELVQALLLAGAALTSGLTVARRAWISLRHRTLDINVLMLIAVVGALAIGEWFEAATVMFLFALAQLLEARSMARARGAIRALMDLTPAEALVRRGASEVRLAIDAVQVGDVVIVRPGEKIPVDGHVAAGSSFVNQAPVTGESLPADKGPGDEVFAGTINGRGALEVIVSRRRQDTTLARIIHLVERAQAQRAPTQSFVDRFARVYTPIVLVLAVVVAIAPPLLGAGPFRDWWYRSLVLLVISCPCALVISTPVSIVSALAAAARKGVLIKGGVHLERTGDVRCVAFDKTGTLTRGRVRVVEVVPVNGVPRTELLSVAASLEARSEHPIAHAIVQHALAEGVTPAKAEDFQALPGLGAQAVVGGADVIIGSHRLIEERGLCSPAVDAELKRLSASARTVVLVASPGSGVSGVIAVADETREAARDTVELLRHHGVHHVALLTGDNEATARALAADLGIDEVCSELLPEDKVHAVQRLRERHGVIAMVGDGVNDAPALAAADVGIAMGVAGTDAALETADVALMADELLKIPYTVRLSRATLRNMRANIAFSLVLKGAFLILAVAGVATLWMAVVADMGASLVVIGNSLRLLRAE is encoded by the coding sequence ATGGCGCGCGCGGCGGCCTGCGAGGTCTGCGAGCTCCACGCCGAGTCGGTCTTCAAGATCGAAGGCATGGATTGCCACGAAGAAGTGACGATCCTCGAGCGGCGGCTGAAGCGCCTTGGCGGTCTCGAAGCGCTCGACGCCGACGTGCTCGCGCAGCGGATGCGCGTAAAGTACGACGCGGCGCGGCTCTCGGCGAGCGACATCGCCGAGGCGGTCGCGCAGACGGGCATGCGCGCGTGGCTGGAGCACGAGGATTCGATCGCCCCCGATCACGCGGTGCGCGATCGGCAGCGCCTCGTGATGGCCTCCGGGCTGGCGACCGCCGCCGCCGGCGCCGCCTGGCTGGCGGGCGCGCCCGAGCTGGTGCAGGCGCTGCTGCTGGCCGGTGCCGCGCTGACGAGCGGCCTCACCGTGGCCCGGCGCGCGTGGATCTCGCTCCGGCACCGCACGCTCGACATCAACGTCCTGATGCTGATCGCCGTCGTCGGCGCGCTCGCGATCGGCGAGTGGTTCGAGGCGGCGACGGTCATGTTCCTCTTCGCGCTGGCGCAGCTGCTCGAGGCGCGGAGCATGGCGCGGGCGCGCGGCGCGATCCGCGCGCTGATGGATCTGACCCCCGCCGAAGCGCTCGTGCGGCGCGGCGCGTCCGAGGTGCGTCTCGCGATCGATGCCGTCCAGGTCGGCGACGTGGTCATCGTCCGCCCCGGCGAGAAGATCCCGGTTGACGGGCACGTGGCCGCGGGCAGCAGCTTCGTCAACCAGGCGCCGGTCACGGGGGAGTCGCTCCCGGCCGACAAGGGGCCCGGCGACGAGGTGTTCGCCGGGACGATCAACGGCCGCGGCGCGCTCGAGGTGATCGTGTCGCGGCGGCGGCAGGACACGACGCTCGCGCGAATCATCCATCTCGTCGAGCGCGCCCAGGCGCAGCGCGCGCCGACGCAGAGCTTCGTCGATCGCTTCGCGCGCGTCTACACGCCGATCGTGCTCGTCCTCGCGGTCGTCGTGGCGATCGCGCCGCCGCTTCTCGGCGCGGGGCCGTTCCGCGACTGGTGGTATCGATCGCTCGTGCTCCTGGTGATCTCGTGCCCGTGCGCGCTCGTGATCTCGACGCCGGTCTCGATCGTGTCGGCGCTGGCGGCCGCGGCGCGCAAGGGGGTCCTCATCAAGGGGGGCGTGCACCTCGAGCGCACCGGCGACGTGCGGTGCGTGGCCTTCGACAAGACGGGCACGCTGACGCGCGGGCGGGTCCGGGTCGTCGAGGTCGTGCCGGTCAACGGCGTTCCGCGCACCGAGCTGCTGTCGGTGGCCGCATCGCTCGAAGCCCGGTCGGAGCACCCGATCGCGCACGCGATCGTGCAGCACGCGCTTGCCGAAGGGGTGACGCCCGCCAAGGCCGAAGACTTTCAGGCGCTCCCCGGCCTGGGCGCCCAGGCGGTGGTCGGCGGCGCGGACGTCATCATCGGCAGCCACCGGTTGATCGAGGAGCGCGGGCTGTGCTCGCCCGCCGTGGACGCCGAGTTGAAGCGCCTCTCGGCGTCGGCACGCACGGTCGTGCTGGTCGCCTCGCCCGGGTCGGGCGTCAGCGGCGTCATCGCGGTTGCGGACGAAACCCGCGAGGCCGCCCGCGACACCGTCGAGCTCCTGCGCCACCACGGCGTGCACCACGTCGCGCTGCTGACCGGCGACAACGAGGCGACCGCGCGTGCGCTCGCCGCCGACCTCGGGATCGATGAAGTCTGCTCGGAGCTGCTGCCGGAGGACAAGGTGCACGCCGTCCAGCGCCTGCGCGAGCGCCACGGCGTGATCGCGATGGTTGGCGACGGCGTCAACGACGCCCCGGCACTGGCCGCGGCGGATGTGGGCATCGCGATGGGGGTGGCCGGCACGGACGCCGCGCTCGAAACCGCCGACGTCGCGCTCATGGCCGACGAACTGCTCAAGATTCCCTACACGGTGCGTCTGAGCCGCGCGACGCTGCGCAACATGCGCGCGAACATCGCGTTCTCGCTTGTCCTCAAGGGCGCGTTTCTGATCCTGGCGGTCGCAGGGGTCGCGACGCTCTGGATGGCGGTCGTCGCCGACATGGGGGCGTCGCTGGTGGTCATCGGCAACAGCCTGCGGCTGTTGAGAGCGGAATAA
- a CDS encoding helix-turn-helix transcriptional regulator, with the protein MSICSDVTPNLLSADAALELAETFKTLGDVTRVRMLDALAQQELCVCDLASLVGLSESAVSHQLRLLRNMRLVRSRRAGRMIFYALDDQHIISLFQQASRHVEEAAAQAGARRGARA; encoded by the coding sequence ATGAGCATATGCTCAGATGTCACACCGAACCTGCTCTCCGCCGATGCCGCCCTCGAGCTGGCCGAGACGTTCAAGACCCTCGGCGACGTGACGCGGGTGCGCATGCTCGACGCCCTCGCGCAGCAGGAGCTCTGCGTCTGCGACCTCGCGTCGCTGGTCGGTCTGTCTGAATCGGCCGTGTCGCACCAGTTGCGCCTGCTCCGCAACATGCGGCTCGTGCGCTCGCGGCGCGCCGGACGGATGATCTTCTACGCGCTCGACGACCAGCACATCATCAGTCTGTTTCAGCAGGCGAGCCGCCACGTCGAAGAGGCGGCCGCGCAGGCGGGCGCGCGCCGCGGGGCGAGGGCCTGA
- a CDS encoding ABC transporter ATP-binding protein, which translates to MIEVQHLTKRYGRVTAVDDVSFQVKRGEILGFLGPNGAGKTTTMRILTGYMPATEGRASVAGYDVFNQPIEAKRRTGYLPETPPLYPDMTVREYLAFVARIKNIPPAQRKARVDAVMERTHVADMADRHCAKLSKGYRQRVGLAQAIIHNPEVLILDEPTAGLDPKQIIETRQLIRSLAGDHTVVLSTHILPEVAQTCQRVVIINKGRVVAVDTPANLTARLRGTEAMYVQVEGGGQEVATALEGVRGVLRVTLADQHNGLSGYEVESAKGEDVRRELARTVVGRGWGLLELRPVRMSLEEIFLHLTTEEPPAGNGSSEEVAHA; encoded by the coding sequence GTGATAGAGGTCCAACACCTCACGAAACGCTACGGCCGCGTCACGGCCGTCGATGATGTCAGCTTCCAGGTGAAGCGGGGAGAAATCCTCGGCTTCCTCGGCCCGAACGGCGCAGGCAAGACCACGACGATGCGCATCCTGACCGGCTACATGCCCGCAACGGAAGGACGCGCGAGCGTGGCCGGGTACGACGTGTTCAACCAGCCGATCGAAGCCAAGCGCCGCACGGGCTACCTGCCCGAGACGCCGCCGCTGTACCCCGACATGACCGTGCGTGAGTACCTCGCGTTTGTCGCGCGGATCAAGAACATCCCGCCGGCGCAGCGCAAGGCCCGCGTCGATGCCGTGATGGAGCGCACGCACGTGGCCGACATGGCGGACCGCCACTGCGCGAAGCTGTCGAAAGGCTACCGGCAGCGCGTGGGCCTGGCGCAGGCGATCATCCACAACCCGGAGGTCCTGATCCTCGACGAGCCCACGGCCGGCCTCGATCCGAAGCAGATCATCGAGACGCGCCAGCTGATTCGCAGCCTCGCGGGGGATCACACGGTCGTCCTCAGCACGCACATCCTGCCGGAGGTGGCGCAGACCTGCCAGCGGGTCGTCATCATCAACAAGGGACGCGTGGTGGCCGTGGACACACCTGCCAACCTGACCGCCCGGCTGCGCGGGACCGAGGCCATGTACGTGCAGGTCGAAGGGGGCGGCCAGGAAGTGGCGACCGCGCTCGAGGGTGTCCGGGGCGTGCTGCGCGTGACCCTGGCCGACCAGCACAACGGCCTGTCGGGCTACGAGGTCGAGAGCGCGAAGGGGGAAGACGTGCGCCGCGAGCTGGCGCGGACCGTCGTGGGGCGGGGCTGGGGACTGCTCGAGCTGCGCCCGGTGCGCATGAGCCTCGAAGAGATCTTCCTGCACCTCACCACCGAAGAGCCGCCGGCAGGCAACGGATCGAGCGAGGAGGTGGCGCATGCGTAA
- a CDS encoding ABC transporter permease subunit has protein sequence MRNVVAIAGKELRSYFASPVAYIITGLFALIFGWFYVNSLAWFVERSMGMDQFGGGGSVNVNQDLIKYLLLNATVVMLFLLPMITMRTYAEEKRSGTIELLLTSPVRDIEIILGKFFGALGLYCVMLLVTVLYLAVLFIYGNPEWKPIASAYLGLVLLGGSFISFGLFISSLTKNQIVAGVGTFTLVLMLWIIDWVGDQAGSTVREVVAYLSITKHFEDFAKGVIDTKHVVYYLSFIAFGLFLTAKSVDTERWRG, from the coding sequence ATGCGTAACGTCGTCGCGATCGCGGGCAAGGAGCTGCGGTCGTACTTCGCGTCGCCCGTGGCCTACATCATCACCGGGCTCTTCGCGTTGATCTTCGGCTGGTTCTACGTGAACTCGCTCGCGTGGTTCGTCGAGCGCAGCATGGGGATGGACCAGTTCGGCGGCGGCGGTTCGGTCAACGTGAACCAGGATTTGATCAAGTACCTGCTGCTCAACGCGACGGTCGTGATGCTGTTCCTGCTGCCGATGATCACCATGCGGACCTACGCGGAGGAGAAGCGATCCGGGACGATCGAGCTGCTGCTCACCTCGCCGGTGCGCGATATCGAGATCATCCTCGGCAAGTTCTTCGGCGCGCTCGGCCTGTACTGCGTGATGCTGCTGGTGACGGTGCTGTACCTGGCCGTCCTGTTCATTTACGGAAACCCCGAGTGGAAGCCGATCGCCTCGGCCTACCTCGGGCTGGTGCTGCTCGGCGGCTCGTTCATCTCGTTCGGGCTGTTCATCTCGAGCCTCACGAAAAACCAGATCGTGGCGGGCGTGGGCACCTTCACGCTGGTGCTGATGCTCTGGATCATCGACTGGGTCGGGGACCAGGCGGGCTCGACCGTCCGCGAGGTCGTCGCGTACCTGTCAATCACGAAGCATTTCGAGGACTTCGCGAAGGGCGTCATCGACACGAAGCACGTGGTCTACTACCTCAGCTTCATCGCGTTCGGGCTCTTCCTGACGGCGAAGTCGGTGGACACGGAACGGTGGAGAGGCTGA
- a CDS encoding Gldg family protein has protein sequence MARDRAQLHAAPGALRRGVGRERPGRAADPRGHQLDRGPPVDALGPDDGQPVHAVGPDEEGPWQPQGAGQGPGLRERAHGRSLSRSAHRVHARGRQAGGRVHRAAEAARAGQPVPGSAGRHGRVRVRGAHGEKDTGSTERTGYSGAASALGGDNFTVEKVVLAQQTTVPADAAVLVVAGPRTDYLPAEMDMLRAYLRKGGKVLLMLDPPESTDSAPVPNLIAFAREWGVDAGNNVVVDLSPAGRFLGTGPSIPVAASYPTHAINERMETLTAYPLARSITPAAAGADGRVAQSIVETSQNSWAETDLKALSTTGEARREEDKGDKAGPISLAAAVSAAAPEAPAAPEGQSKAESRVVIFGDSDFASNLALGVQGNRDFFLNAVNWLAQQENMIAIRAKEPSDRRVTMTAEQQQRVYWLALFIIPGLIILAGVQSWWRRR, from the coding sequence GTGGCGCGAGATCGGGCGCAGCTTCACGCGGCGCCAGGTGCGCTACGGCGCGGTGTCGGCCGCGAGCGTCCTGGTCGTGCTGCTGATCCTCGCGGGCATCAACTGGATCGCGGCCCGCCAGTCGACGCGCTGGGACCTGACGACGGGCAGCCAGTTCACGCTGTCGGACCAGACGAAGAAGGTCCTTGGCAGCCTCAAGGAGCCGGTCAGGGTCCGGGTCTTCGCGAGCGCGCGCACGGTCGATCGCTTTCGCGATCGGCTCACCGAGTACACGCACGCGGCCGACAAGCTGGTGGTCGAGTACATCGAGCCGCTGAAGCAGCCCGCGCTGGCCAACCAGTACCAGGTTCAGCAGGACGGCACGGTCGTGTTCGAGTACGCGGGGCGCATGGGGAGAAGGACACCGGCTCGACCGAGCGAACGGGCTACAGCGGCGCGGCATCCGCGCTCGGCGGCGACAACTTCACCGTGGAGAAGGTCGTGCTCGCCCAGCAGACGACGGTCCCCGCGGATGCGGCCGTCCTGGTCGTTGCCGGCCCTCGCACCGACTACCTCCCCGCCGAGATGGACATGCTGCGGGCCTACCTGCGCAAAGGGGGCAAAGTGCTCCTCATGCTGGATCCGCCCGAGTCGACCGACAGCGCGCCCGTGCCGAACCTCATCGCGTTCGCGCGCGAATGGGGCGTGGATGCGGGCAACAACGTGGTGGTGGACCTGAGCCCGGCGGGACGGTTCCTGGGCACCGGGCCGTCGATTCCCGTCGCCGCGAGCTACCCGACACACGCGATCAACGAACGCATGGAAACGCTGACGGCGTATCCGCTGGCGCGGTCGATCACTCCCGCCGCAGCGGGCGCGGACGGGCGCGTTGCGCAGTCAATCGTCGAGACGAGCCAGAACAGCTGGGCGGAGACCGATCTGAAGGCGCTCTCGACCACGGGCGAGGCGCGGCGCGAAGAGGACAAGGGTGACAAGGCGGGGCCGATATCGCTGGCGGCCGCGGTCAGCGCCGCGGCGCCCGAGGCTCCGGCGGCGCCCGAAGGCCAGTCGAAAGCCGAATCCCGCGTCGTCATCTTCGGTGATTCGGACTTTGCGTCGAACCTGGCGCTGGGCGTCCAGGGCAACCGCGACTTCTTCCTCAACGCGGTGAACTGGCTCGCCCAGCAGGAAAACATGATCGCGATCCGCGCGAAGGAACCCTCCGATCGCCGCGTGACGATGACCGCCGAGCAGCAGCAGCGGGTGTACTGGCTCGCGCTCTTCATCATCCCCGGCCTGATCATCCTCGCGGGTGTGCAGTCCTGGTGGCGGAGGCGCTAG